GACCATTCCCTGCCGCTTGGCCTCCTCAAAGGCTCTGATCGCTCCCGTTGGGGAGAAGATTTCTTCAATTTCTCCAAAGGTACGAACATCGTGAACCATCCAGAGGTCGAGAAAATCGGTCCTCATGCGTTGAAGGGTCGTTTCCAAATGTCTTAAGGCTCCCTCGGCGGTCCGCTCGTGGGATTTGCTGGCCAAGAAGATCTCCCGACGCCTCTCTCCAAGGGCCAAGCCATAATAGGACTCGCTTCCCGAGTAAGCCCGGGCAGATTCAAAATAGGTGATGCCAAGATCGAGGGCACGCTGAATCAAGGCGACCGCCCGCTTCTCTTCACCGTACGTCCTGAGTATCCCTTCTCCACCCAATCCCAAGAGGGTGATATCGGCGCCTGTATTTCCAAGAGGTCTTTTGGGAAGGGCTTTTTTATTTTCCATCAGGATACCATGCTCCTGAATTTGGTATGGGTCGATCGAAAAAATATTAAAGCAGGCACCGATACTTCGCAAGGTTCAGATAAAAAGTCCTTGGCCAGGCAGAAGAGGGGACCCGAAACTTTTTTCACCGGAGCCCTTTGTTTTTCAGTTCGAGTCTTCCTGGGATGGATTTGAGGTATTTTTCTCTTTGGATGGCTTGGGAGCGGGTTTGGAATTCTTCTTTATGGAGGAGTTTCCAGGGGCGTTTAAATCTGGTGGAGGGGCTTTTTCCGGAGTTATGTTCGAGGAGTCTTTTTTGGAGGTTGGAGGTGTGGCCTACGTAGGAGGAGTGGTCGGCTTCGCTTTTGAGGACATAGACATAGTAGGGCATAAGGGAGAATGGTGGAGCTGATGGGGATCGAACCCACGACCTGTCGATTCGACCGCTCTCCCAGCTGGGGGGTTAGAGGATTCCTTTGTTTTTCAGTTCGAGTCTTCCTGGGATGGATTTGAGGTATTTTTCTCTTTGGATGGCTTGGGAGCGGGTTTGGNNNNNNNNNNNNNNNNNNNNNNNNNNNNNNNNNNNNNNNNNNNNNNNNNNNNNNNNNNNNNNNNNNNNNNNNNNNNNNNNNNNNNNNNNNNNNNNNNNNGCTTCGCTTTTGAGGACATAGACATAGTAGGGCATAAGGGAGAATGGTGGAGCTGATGGGGATCGAACCCACGACCTCATGAATGCCATTCATGCGCTCTCCCAGCTGAGCTACAGCCCCACCTTGTATTTAGAGATGATTAATTTTGAGACGAGATCTTCTGACCCTCCGATTCCTTTAGGATGAACCCACGACCTGTCGATTCGACCGCTCTCCCAGCTGAGCTACAGCCCCAGGAGAACTAANNNNNNNNNNNNNNNNNNNNNNNNNNNNNNNNNNNNNNNNNNNNNNNNNNNNNNNNNNNNNNNNNNNNNNNNNNNNNNNNNNNNNNNNNNNNNNNNNAAAGATAAATTAGCATATTCAAAGAGAAATTGTCAAATTTTAGAACGTCTCATCCTTGAATCCCATCCGGGAGGTTTTTATTTGACTTCCCTTCTAAATTTTTTTATATTGAATTCCGTGCCGGAGTGGTGAAACTGGTAGACGCACGGGACTCAAAATCCCGCGGGGCCCACACCCCGTGTCGGTTCGAATCCGACCTCCGGCACCAATCTTTTCGCCAAACCCATCCCTTTCCTTCAAAAAAACTTCCTCATTAAAAAAGGACCGTTTCATTTTGAAATAGGATTTGATCACAGCCTCTTGCTATCCCTAACATTGTTTTTTAAGAATCCCAAGGGCCTTTAATTCAACACATTGGGCCCAGGGTGGCTTGAGAGATTACCTTGGGAAATCCAAAAGGAGTATCCTTTAATAAAATGGTGGATCCGCTTCGCTCGACCACCCTACCCTGAGGACCATAACTATAATGGACTCCAATGGTTCGCTTTCACGAGGTCCCGTTTTTGAATTATTGAGGAAAAAGTTTTTTGGGTACCCACCAGAGGTAGACCCCCATGCCGAGGAGCTCGACCAGCGACTGGAAGACGACCGTGACCACCGCCAGATCATAGGAGGGGGGCAAGGCGAGGGCGAGGGGAAGAACCACAAAAGAGTTTCTTGTGCCGAAACTGAAGGCCAATACCCGGCCCTGCAAAGAGGGCAATCCGAAAACACGGGCAAGGAGGCGG
The sequence above is drawn from the Thermodesulfobacteriota bacterium genome and encodes:
- a CDS encoding aldo/keto reductase; protein product: MENKKALPKRPLGNTGADITLLGLGGEGILRTYGEEKRAVALIQRALDLGITYFESARAYSGSESYYGLALGERRREIFLASKSHERTAEGALRHLETTLQRMRTDFLDLWMVHDVRTFGEIEEIFSPTGAIRAFEEAKRQGMVRFIGISGHKNPDVLSKALDRFPFDAVLMPVNPAEPHYRSFLSEVLPKALGKGMGVLGMKTLSRGVSLRVFGDEAAETFLRFALTQPISSAVVGCDSLEQLETNVRIAQSFQPMEDPEEVLLINRVRAYCREMMYYKW
- a CDS encoding GIY-YIG nuclease family protein, translated to MPYYVYVLKSEADHSSYVGHTSNLQKRLLEHNSGKSPSTRFKRPWKLLHKEEFQTRSQAIQREKYLKSIPGRLELKNKGLR